From a region of the Arachis ipaensis cultivar K30076 chromosome B09, Araip1.1, whole genome shotgun sequence genome:
- the LOC107617547 gene encoding translationally-controlled tumor protein homolog — protein sequence MLVYQDLLTGDELLSDSFPYKEIENGILWEVEGKWVIQGAINVDIGANPSAEGGEEDESVDDQAVKVVDIVDTFRLQEQPAFDKKQFVTYMKRYIKLLTAKLEPEQQEHFKKNIEGATKFLLSKLSDLQFFVGESMHDDGSLVFAYYKEGATDPTFLYFAHGLKEIKC from the exons ATGTTGGTTTACCAGGATCTTCTTACAG GTGATGAGCTTCTCTCTGACTCATTCCCTTACAAGGAAATTGAGAATGGAATTTTGTGGGAAGTGGAAGGAA AGTGGGTTATTCAAGGAGCAATCAATGTAGATATTGGTGCTAACCCATCTGCGGAAGGTGGAGAAGAGGATGAGAGTGTCGATGATCAAGCTGTTAAAGTTGTTGATATTGTCGATACTTTTAGGCTTCAG GAGCAACCAGCTTTTGATAAGAAACAGTTTGTTACTTACATGAAGAGATACATCAAGTTGCTGACAGCCAAATTAGAGCCAGAACAGCAAGAACACTTCAAGAAGAACATTGAGGGAGCAACTAAGTTCCTCCTCTCAAAGCTTAGTGACCTTCAATT TTTTGTTGGGGAGAGCATGCACGATGATGGAAGCCTGGTGTTTGCATATTACAAAGAAGGTGCAACTGATCCAACTTTTCTCTACTTTGCCCATGGATTGAAGGAAATCAAGTGTTAA
- the LOC107618335 gene encoding 26S protease regulatory subunit 6A homolog — translation MASAMVEDTSFEDDQLANMTTEDIVRASRLLDNEIRILKEELQRTNLELESYKEKIKENQEKIKLNKQLPYLVGNIVEILEMNPEDEAEEDGANIDLDSQRKGKCVVLKTSTRQTIFLPVVGLVDPDKLKPGDLVGVNKDSYLILDTLPSEYDSRVKAMEVDEKPTEDYNDIGGLEKQIQELVEAIVLPMTHKERFQKLGVRPPKGVLLYGPPGTGKTLMARACAAQTNATFLKLAGPQLVQMFIGDGAKLVRDAFQLAKEKSPCIIFIDEIDAIGTKRFDSEVSGDREVQRTMLELLNQLDGFSSDDRIKVIAATNRADILDPALMRSGRLDRKIEFPHPTEEARARILQIHSRKMNVHPDVNFEELARSTDDFNGAQLKAVCVEAGMLALRRDATEVNHEDFNEGIIQVQAKKKASLNYYA, via the exons ATGGCGAGCGCAATGGTAGAAGACACGAGCTTCGAAGATGACCAGCTGGCTAACATGACCACCGAGGACATCGTCAGAGCCTCTCGCTTACTCGACAACGAGATTCGCATCCTCAAG GAAGAGTTGCAGAGGACGAATTTGGAGTTGGAATCGTACAAGGAGAAGATAAAGGAGAATCAGGAGAAGATTAAGCTCAATAAGCAGTTGCCCTACCTTGTTGGAAACATTGTTGAG ATATTGGAAATGAACCCAGAAGATGAAGCTGAGGAAGATGGTGCCAATATTGATCTCGACTCGCAAAGGAAGGGGAAATGTGTTGTGCTAAAGACATCCACTCGACAG ACCATCTTTCTTCCTGTTGTTGGGCTCGTTGACCCTGACAAGTTGAAACCGGGTGATCTGGTTGGTGTTAACAAGGATAGTTACTTGATCTTGGATACCCTACCCTCTGAGTATGATTCTCGAGTTAAAGCCATGGAAGTTGACGAAAAACCAACAGAGGATTATAATGACATTGGTGGGCTGGAGAAGCAG ATCCAAGAATTAGTAGAAGCCATTGTTTTACCAATGACTCACAAGGAGCGGTTCCAGAAGTTAGGTGTTCGTCCACCAAAGGGAGTGCTCTTATACGGACCTCCAGGGACTGGAAAAACATTAATGGCACGTGCTTGTGCAGCACAGACAAATGCTACTTTTCTGAAGTTAGCAGGCCCACAGTTGGTCCAG ATGTTTATTGGAGATGGAGCCAAACTCGTCCGTGATGCTTTTCAACTAGCAAAAGAGAAGTCCCCATGCATTATATTTATAGATGAAATTGATGCAATTGGTACAAAGCGGTTTGATAG TGAAGTAAGTGGAGACAGGGAGGTACAAAGAACAATGTTAGAATTGCTCAACCAGCTTGATGGTTTTAGCAGTGACGATCGCATTAAG GTGATAGCAGCCACAAATCGGGCCGATATTCTTGACCCAGCTCTTATGCGTTCTGGTCGTCTAGATCGTAAAATTGAATTTCCACACCCAACTGAAGAAGCAAGAGCTAGAATTCTGCAG ATCCATTCGAGGAAGATGAATGTTCATCCGGATGTAAACTTTGAGGAACTAGCTCGGTCCACAGATGATTTCAATGGAGCACAACTTAAGGCTGTCTGTGTTGAGGCTGGAATGTTAGCCCTAAGGCGTGATGCTACTGAG GTGAACCACGAGGACTTTAATGAAGGTATCATCCAAGTCCAAGCAAAGAAAAAGGCAAGCTTGAATTATTATGCATAA